Proteins co-encoded in one Arachis hypogaea cultivar Tifrunner chromosome 13, arahy.Tifrunner.gnm2.J5K5, whole genome shotgun sequence genomic window:
- the LOC140177632 gene encoding uncharacterized protein, with protein sequence MDHHGKLARQRSMAFLSNKRRRLQPLLRADYSKNVGLLNCCCYLPYSGSTFVYIIADNPNIQRHVPSQSRMGVPDIFPTPAVTREGDVTIVIYVWSIKLPVNKYFFCGTNMWIHEHLAKSGPNNTILFGICCMSGKVTLPLLPIPPPLLMLLLDGSDDQAMHYQKHIRSFNGMFSFISMSEKIQYTINKETAPPMFVISSQNYHSIRSLMPQQSNKPKFAQLYFYDTGNEVQNIIDAIRHSGEHKSIDRKIVAELRDMLDSHNSLAKSFWYARQRFAQDSMTPLRLCLIKKRSTDGRRYNLSSTSEVAALIVGDFDTKNLARDVIIETHSNLLKRIDVNHPQYAGYPSYFITITCNPEWNEVKECVAKYSLKHISAEIPDEHMQPKLYKLVQKFMVHVPCGVLNMSSPCMVKEKCSKFYPMAFHEKTVIDNAVSQSNDRVTASFFRSHNSNDSVVTVDEIQNYYDCRYISTCEDSWRLFGFEIQFKEPNVIRLPFHLLNEQNILYEDHQLIENVIESAESKDNMFIGWMEVNNKFDAARRLTFAEMPSYFVWDKQGHIWKPRKQGHVIGRLIHIPQSHREEYYLHMLLNYQKGCQTFADIQSVDGVVHDTYKQACYAIGLLQDDKKFIDAINEASFERFANEIMSTTLAKIEELLQLNGRTLKEFSDLPFPDLLDSVEPRDTVFLDELNFNKNELATISVDLVSRLNQN encoded by the exons ATGGACCACCATGGTAAGCTTGCGAGGCAACGCAGCATGGCTTTCCTGAGCAACAAAAGGCGACGACTGCAACCGTTGTTACGTGCTGACTATTCCAAGAATG TTGGTCTACTGAATTGCTGCTGCTATCTGCCTTATTCGGGTTCAACTTTTGTTTACATTATAGCAGATAATCCGAACATACAACGACATGTGCCATCCCAGAGCCGGATGGGTGTACCGGACATATTCCCCACACCAGCTGTAACAAGGGAAGGTGACGTTACCATAGTTATTT ATGTTTGGTCAATCAAGCTTCCTGTGAACAAATATTTTTTCTGTGGGACCAATATGTGGATTCACGAGCACCTTGCAAAATCAGGGCCGAATAACACTATATTGTTTGGCATTTGTTGCATGAGTGGCAAAGTCACTTTGCCTTTGTTGCCAATTCCGCCTCCACTATTGATGTTGTTGTTGGATGGTAGTGATGACCAAGCTATGCATTATCAAAAACATATTAGGTCTTTCAATGGTATGTTTTCATTTATATCCATGTCAGAAAAGATACAGTACACAATTAACAAGGAGACCGCTCCTCCCATGTTTGTTATTAGTAGCCAGAATTATCATTCCATAAGGAGTTTAATGCCACAACAATCTAACAAGCCAAAGTTTGCCCAACTATATTTTTATGATACTGGGAATGAGGTTCAAAACATAATTGACGCAATTAG GCACTCTGGTGAACATAAATCCATTGATCGAAAAATTGTAGCTGAACTAAGAGACATGCTTGATTCCCATAACTCCCTTGCTAAGTCGTTTTGGTATGCTAGGCAAAGATTTGCTCAAGATTCAATGACTCCGCTTCGGCTCTGTCTTATTAAGAAAAGGAGTACTGATGGTAGAAGATATAATCTGTCGTCAACGTCTGAAGTTGCAGCTCTTATTGTAGGTGACTTTGATACGAAAAACCTTGCCAGAGATGTGATCATCGAGACACATTCAAACCTTTTGAAACGAATTGATGTTAATCACCCTCA GTATGCCGGCTATCCTAGCTATTTTATTACTATCACATGTAACCCAGAGTGGAACGAGGTTAAAGAATGTGTTGCCAAATATTCACTAAAG CATATCTCGGCGGAGATACCTGACGAACACATGCAACCTAAGCTCTACAAATTAGTCCAAAAGTTCATGGTTCATGTTCCATGTGGGGTGCTAAATATGAGCAGTCCGTGCATGGTCAAGGAAAAGTGTTCAAAGTTCTATCCGATGGCCTTCCATGAGAAAACAGTAATAGATAATGCAGTTTCCCAAA GTAATGATCGTGTGACTGCGTCCTTCTTCCGATCCCACAATTCAAATGATTCGGTTGTTACTGTGGATGAAATTCAAAATTACTATGATTGTCGATATATATCTACGTGCGAGGATTCTTGGAGGCTCTTTGGTTTTGAGATTCAATTCAAAGAGCCTAACGTCATTCGCCTACCATTCCATCTGCTGAATGAGCAAAATATTTTATACGAAGATCATCAGCTTATTGAAAATGTAATTGAGAGTGCGGAATCAAAAGATAATATGTTTATTGGATGGATGGAGGTTAACAACAAATTTGATGCTGCCCGTAGGCTGACTTTCGCGGAGATGCCGTCGTATTTTGTTTGGGATAAGCAGGGACATATTTGGAAGCCTCGGAAGCAAGGTCATGTGATCGGTCGTCTCATCCATATTCCTCAGTCTCACAGAGAGGAGTACTATCTTCATAtgttattgaattatcaaaaagggTGTCAGACATTTGCTGATATTCAGTCCGTTGATGGAGTTGTCCATGACACATACAAACAAGCATGTTATGCTATCGGGCTTTTGCAAGATGATAAAAAATTCATTGATGCAATAAATGAAGCCA GTTTCGAGCGTTTCGCTAACGAGATCATGTCCACCACTCTCGCCAAGATTGAAGAATTGTTGCAGTTGAATGGTAGGACCCTAAAAGAATTTAGCGACCTGCCGTTTCCGGATTTGCTGGATTCCGTAGAGCCTCGTGACACGGTGTTCCTTGATGAGCTCAATTTCAATAAGAACGAGTTGGCAACTATTTCTGTCGATTTAGTTTCCCGCTTAAATCAAAACTAG